The proteins below are encoded in one region of Nitrospira sp.:
- a CDS encoding MEKHLA domain-containing protein, which produces MLLDSYRHWVGLDLIERGGTPRDQAMAVFEAQLVIVSHGVQGDPILNYGNRRALELWEMDWEELTRTPSRLTAEPMEQAEREQMLDRAARDGYIDHYRGVRISRTGRRFLVEGAVVWNVVDGEGVKRGQAASFATWTDLTR; this is translated from the coding sequence ATGTTACTCGACAGCTATAGACACTGGGTGGGGCTGGATCTGATCGAAAGGGGCGGCACACCGCGTGACCAAGCGATGGCGGTCTTCGAGGCCCAGCTGGTCATCGTCTCGCACGGCGTGCAGGGCGATCCCATCCTGAATTACGGCAATCGACGGGCACTGGAGTTGTGGGAAATGGATTGGGAAGAGCTCACACGCACGCCATCGCGCCTCACGGCGGAACCGATGGAGCAGGCGGAACGAGAGCAGATGCTCGACCGCGCCGCGCGCGATGGATATATCGACCATTACCGGGGCGTTCGGATCTCGCGGACGGGCCGGCGCTTCCTCGTCGAAGGGGCGGTCGTGTGGAATGTCGTGGATGGCGAAGGCGTCAAACGGGGGCAGGCCGCGAGCTTCGCCACCTGGACCGATCTGACACGCTAG
- a CDS encoding exodeoxyribonuclease III: protein MKIATFNVNSLRKRLPIVLDWLMANSPDVLCLQETKVQDVDFPLMPFESTGYHVTFRGMKGYNGVAVLSRQKPESVCYGFHEGPESDDFRLLRVVIDGLPIVNTYIPQGFEIDSPKYQYKLNWFKRLREYFDKHLSPTRPALWCGDMNVAPRPIDVHSPEKHVQHVCYHEAARKAYAETLAWGFEDVFCARYPNRQQYTFWDYRAPSSLEANKGWRIDHILATKPLLEKCVEVEVDVGPRRAKDPSDHTFLWAEFSI from the coding sequence GTGAAGATCGCGACCTTCAACGTCAACTCGCTCCGAAAACGCTTGCCGATCGTCTTGGATTGGTTGATGGCGAACAGTCCGGATGTGCTGTGCTTACAGGAGACGAAGGTCCAAGACGTGGATTTTCCGCTGATGCCGTTCGAATCGACCGGGTATCACGTGACGTTCCGCGGCATGAAAGGCTATAACGGCGTGGCAGTCCTGAGTCGACAGAAGCCTGAGTCGGTATGTTATGGATTCCACGAGGGGCCGGAATCAGACGATTTTCGATTGCTGCGGGTCGTGATCGACGGTCTCCCGATTGTCAACACCTATATCCCGCAAGGCTTTGAGATCGATTCACCCAAATATCAATACAAGTTGAATTGGTTCAAACGCCTGCGGGAGTACTTCGACAAGCATTTGTCGCCCACGAGGCCGGCCCTTTGGTGCGGGGACATGAACGTAGCCCCTCGCCCAATCGACGTGCATAGCCCGGAGAAGCATGTACAGCACGTCTGTTACCACGAGGCGGCGAGAAAGGCCTATGCGGAGACGCTCGCATGGGGGTTCGAGGACGTGTTCTGCGCCCGTTATCCTAACAGGCAGCAGTACACGTTTTGGGATTACCGAGCGCCGAGTTCGTTGGAGGCGAATAAGGGTTGGCGGATCGATCACATTTTGGCGACGAAACCGCTGCTGGAAAAGTGCGTGGAAGTTGAAGTGGACGTCGGGCCGAGGCGAGCGAAGGACCCGTCAGATCATACGTTTCTCTGGGCAGAGTTCTCGATCTAA
- the leuD gene encoding 3-isopropylmalate dehydratase small subunit — MQGFTTLTGLVAPLDRVNVDTDQIIPKQFLKTIKRTGLREGLFYDWRRKVDGTPDPMFVLNQPRYEGATILLARDNFGCGSSREHAPWALLDQGFRSIVAPSFADIFYNNCFQNGILPVVLRGEEVEVLFTEVSAREGYQLTVDLANQSVTTPDGQTFRFQVDAFRKHCLLNGLDAIGLSLQHTQAITDYETRRRAEAPWLFADLAP; from the coding sequence ATGCAAGGCTTTACAACACTGACAGGATTGGTCGCCCCGCTCGATCGGGTCAACGTCGATACCGACCAAATCATTCCCAAACAGTTTCTGAAGACCATCAAGCGAACCGGACTTCGCGAGGGCTTGTTTTACGACTGGCGTCGCAAGGTCGACGGCACTCCGGACCCGATGTTTGTGCTCAACCAGCCTCGCTACGAGGGTGCAACGATCCTTCTTGCCCGTGACAATTTCGGTTGCGGTTCTTCGCGCGAGCACGCCCCCTGGGCGCTGCTGGATCAGGGCTTTCGAAGCATCGTCGCCCCGAGCTTTGCCGATATTTTCTACAATAATTGTTTCCAAAACGGGATCCTACCAGTGGTCCTGCGGGGAGAGGAGGTCGAGGTCCTCTTCACGGAGGTCAGCGCGCGCGAGGGATACCAGCTGACTGTCGACCTCGCCAACCAGTCCGTGACCACTCCGGACGGACAGACATTCCGGTTTCAGGTTGACGCATTCCGGAAACATTGCCTCTTGAACGGGTTGGACGCCATTGGACTCAGTCTGCAGCACACCCAAGCCATCACGGACTACGAAACCCGCCGACGAGCCGAAGCTCCGTGGTTGTTTGCCGACCTTGCTCCTTGA
- a CDS encoding oxidoreductase — protein MKAVGLYRYLPISHPDSLLDLDMRVPTPDAHDLLVRVEAVSVNPVDAKVRAPKDLAESEARVLGWDAAGVVQAVGPRVTFFSPGDSVYYAGDITRQGSNSQYQLVDERIVALKPRTTDFAQAAAFPLVSITAYEALFERMRISLEGKDSGKTLLIIGGAGGVGSMAIQMALLVDLTVIVTASRPESEAWIRQLGAHHVVDHRRPLRPQIEAMGLTHVDFIADFVDTDGYWDAMVDLVAPQGTLCTIVDHKRPLNHAALKMKSVTHAWEFMFTRPKYRTTDMVEQHRLLTRVAGWIDEGKLKQIMREQLSPISAATLRQAHAKIESGTMIGKLVVVGW, from the coding sequence ATGAAGGCAGTAGGACTCTACCGCTATCTCCCCATCAGCCATCCGGACAGTCTGTTGGACCTGGATATGCGGGTTCCTACCCCGGATGCGCATGACCTGCTGGTCCGAGTCGAGGCGGTTTCCGTCAACCCTGTGGATGCAAAGGTGCGTGCACCAAAGGACCTGGCCGAGTCCGAAGCGCGGGTGCTTGGCTGGGACGCCGCCGGTGTCGTGCAGGCAGTCGGCCCACGGGTTACGTTCTTCTCTCCGGGGGACTCAGTCTATTATGCTGGGGACATCACCCGACAGGGAAGCAACAGCCAGTATCAATTGGTGGATGAACGCATCGTGGCGTTGAAGCCGAGGACCACGGACTTTGCGCAGGCTGCGGCTTTTCCACTCGTCTCCATCACTGCGTATGAGGCGCTATTCGAACGCATGCGCATCAGCCTCGAGGGGAAGGATTCCGGCAAGACCTTGTTGATTATCGGAGGGGCTGGAGGTGTGGGGTCGATGGCCATTCAAATGGCCCTGCTGGTCGATCTCACGGTGATTGTCACGGCCTCACGGCCGGAATCCGAAGCATGGATCAGACAGCTCGGTGCCCATCATGTGGTCGATCATCGCCGGCCGCTTCGACCACAAATCGAGGCGATGGGGTTGACGCATGTGGACTTTATCGCCGATTTCGTGGACACCGACGGGTACTGGGACGCCATGGTGGATTTAGTGGCTCCCCAAGGCACACTGTGCACGATTGTCGATCACAAAAGACCGCTGAACCATGCAGCCCTGAAGATGAAGAGCGTGACCCATGCGTGGGAGTTCATGTTTACGAGGCCGAAGTATCGAACGACGGACATGGTTGAGCAACACCGGCTACTGACGCGTGTCGCCGGGTGGATAGACGAGGGGAAGTTGAAGCAAATCATGCGGGAACAGCTATCGCCCATCAGTGCGGCCACGCTTCGCCAGGCGCACGCGAAAATAGAATCCGGCACGATGATAGGTAAACTGGTTGTCGTTGGATGGTAA
- the leuC gene encoding 3-isopropylmalate dehydratase large subunit, with protein MAGQTMFAKIWDAHVVREEPDGTTLLYIDRHLVHEVTSPQAFEGLRLAERRPRRTAAALAVPDHNVPTTDRRLGIADPVSAKQIQTLEENCRDFGITIFSMQDPRQGIVHVIGPEQGFTLPGMTIVCGDSHTSTHGAFGALAFGIGTSEVEHVLATQCLIQKRPKTMEVRVDGVLSRHCSAKDIILAIIGQIGTAGGTGHVIEYTGAAIRALTMEGRMTLCNMSIEGGARAGLVAPDHQTFLYLKDRPMAPKGDLFDRAVRAWKGLTSDEDAAFDRRVDLRAERIAPQVTWGTSPGMVAGVDTTVPDPQVVADEATRQATARALDYMGLKGGTPIEDIRIDRVFIGSCTNSRIEDLRLAAQYAKGKKVSSSVRAMVVPGSGLVKQQAEHEGLDRVFREAGFEWREPGCSMCLAMNADVLQPGERCASTSNRNFEGRQGAGGRTHLVSPAMAVAAAVEGHFVDIRQWR; from the coding sequence ATGGCCGGACAGACCATGTTCGCGAAAATTTGGGACGCCCATGTCGTTCGGGAAGAACCGGATGGGACAACCCTTCTCTACATCGATCGGCATCTTGTGCACGAGGTGACCTCCCCTCAGGCCTTTGAAGGTCTGAGGCTCGCTGAGCGTCGCCCGCGACGGACCGCCGCCGCCCTTGCGGTTCCAGACCACAACGTGCCGACAACAGACCGGCGCCTCGGCATCGCCGATCCAGTCAGTGCAAAGCAAATTCAGACACTCGAAGAAAATTGCAGGGATTTCGGCATCACCATCTTCTCGATGCAGGACCCTCGGCAAGGAATCGTGCACGTGATCGGCCCTGAACAAGGCTTCACCTTGCCCGGCATGACCATCGTCTGCGGCGACTCCCACACATCCACCCACGGTGCGTTCGGGGCTCTGGCCTTTGGAATTGGGACCAGCGAGGTGGAGCATGTGCTGGCCACCCAGTGCCTGATCCAAAAAAGACCGAAGACCATGGAAGTGCGAGTGGACGGGGTACTCTCCCGACATTGCTCCGCCAAGGACATCATTCTCGCGATCATCGGTCAAATCGGCACGGCTGGGGGGACCGGTCACGTGATCGAATATACCGGTGCGGCGATCCGCGCACTAACCATGGAAGGCCGGATGACGCTCTGCAACATGTCGATCGAGGGCGGCGCTCGAGCGGGATTGGTGGCTCCCGATCACCAGACGTTTCTCTACCTCAAGGATCGGCCCATGGCGCCGAAGGGCGATCTCTTCGACCGCGCCGTACGCGCCTGGAAGGGGCTGACTTCGGATGAGGATGCCGCCTTCGACCGACGCGTCGATTTGCGTGCCGAACGGATTGCGCCACAGGTGACCTGGGGCACAAGCCCGGGGATGGTGGCGGGTGTGGATACCACGGTGCCCGACCCACAAGTGGTCGCGGACGAGGCAACCCGGCAGGCGACCGCCCGTGCGTTGGATTACATGGGACTCAAGGGAGGCACCCCGATCGAAGACATCCGCATCGATCGAGTGTTCATCGGATCGTGTACGAATTCTCGGATCGAGGATCTCCGTCTGGCCGCACAGTACGCCAAAGGCAAGAAGGTTTCATCCTCCGTCCGGGCCATGGTAGTGCCCGGCTCAGGGCTGGTCAAGCAACAGGCCGAGCACGAAGGGCTTGATCGCGTGTTTCGCGAGGCGGGTTTTGAGTGGCGCGAGCCGGGGTGCAGCATGTGTCTCGCCATGAACGCGGACGTGTTGCAGCCGGGCGAACGCTGCGCCTCCACCAGCAACCGAAACTTCGAGGGTCGGCAGGGTGCCGGGGGGCGAACTCATCTGGTCTCTCCGGCGATGGCAGTAGCTGCGGCAGTAGAAGGACATTTTGTCGACATTCGTCAGTGGCGCTGA
- a CDS encoding lipid A 3-O-deacylase, with amino-acid sequence MISRVGWFTLLTCFLLSVIPSRPQADSTFPGIRLGTQEVGLSLGPMLPWRVKPSQSTKLFGVEVLPSWSITLTDSVGTGWYEGQFRLGAELVLLYTYEPVTSGSVGLTPKLAYTFTALGRWRPFLEGGGGPVWTELGGQVPEQPAAFNFIVMGGGGLSYLVSPQLALTIGGRFYHISNGGTRSTNRGLNFGFPYLGFSWYLF; translated from the coding sequence GTGATCTCACGTGTCGGTTGGTTCACCCTCCTGACCTGCTTCCTGCTCTCGGTGATCCCCAGCCGCCCGCAGGCCGACTCCACGTTTCCAGGGATCCGACTTGGCACACAGGAAGTCGGCCTTTCGCTTGGACCCATGCTGCCCTGGCGGGTCAAGCCGTCACAATCCACCAAGTTGTTCGGGGTCGAAGTGCTTCCCTCCTGGAGCATCACTCTCACCGACTCTGTGGGCACCGGCTGGTACGAGGGTCAATTCCGTCTCGGAGCGGAACTGGTCCTGCTCTACACATACGAACCGGTCACGAGTGGCAGTGTCGGTCTCACGCCGAAGTTGGCCTACACGTTCACCGCTCTGGGACGCTGGCGTCCCTTCCTCGAAGGTGGCGGCGGACCTGTGTGGACCGAGCTAGGGGGACAGGTGCCCGAACAGCCTGCTGCGTTCAACTTTATCGTCATGGGTGGCGGAGGCCTTTCATATCTTGTCTCCCCGCAGCTGGCTCTGACGATCGGCGGCCGGTTCTATCACATCTCGAACGGCGGCACTCGTTCGACCAATCGAGGTCTCAATTTTGGGTTTCCCTATCTTGGATTCTCCTGGTACCTCTTCTAG
- the merA gene encoding mercuric reductase: protein MSATLQQFDLIIIGGGSAGYAAARTAVDAGARVALVDHGPLGGLCILRGCMPSKTLLRSSELAADMRRAKEFGLSPVEVHADLASIVDRKDRLVREFADDRIRSLRDGRFTLIEGEALFRTPHEIRVDGTVLRGAAFILATGSIPAEIPIPGLAESGYMTSDTIMDLRAQPASLIVLGGGSVATELGQFFARLGTRVIILQRGDALLSYFDHDLGYALEEVFRTEGIDVVTRADFLRVSAEGAQKTVHITHHGRNRSVTADLILHAMGRQPNLAGLNLPAAGVTVNGRRPTVGSDMRTTQPHIFAVGDANGLTASVHVAIQQAEIAAYNALHPDRTPKRLDHRLDLEVIFTDPQVAVLGMSETACRAEKVPYLAASYRFADHGKAMCLGRTHGFVKLLCQPKSGVLLGAQVIGAEAGELIHELAAVMYYHGTVYDLTRIPHYHPTLAEIITYPAEELVGRVQDAS from the coding sequence ATGTCAGCAACCTTGCAGCAATTCGACCTGATCATCATCGGCGGAGGCTCCGCCGGCTATGCTGCCGCGCGTACGGCGGTGGACGCCGGAGCGCGAGTGGCGCTCGTCGATCACGGTCCCTTGGGAGGATTGTGCATTCTGCGGGGCTGCATGCCGAGCAAGACCTTGCTCCGATCGTCGGAATTGGCTGCCGACATGCGACGGGCGAAGGAGTTTGGGCTGTCTCCGGTGGAGGTCCATGCCGACCTCGCCAGCATCGTCGATCGCAAAGACCGGTTGGTGCGCGAGTTTGCCGATGATCGCATCCGATCCTTGCGAGACGGGCGGTTCACACTTATCGAAGGGGAGGCACTCTTCCGGACTCCCCACGAGATCCGCGTGGACGGAACGGTCTTGAGAGGGGCCGCCTTCATTCTAGCCACCGGGTCCATTCCCGCGGAGATTCCTATTCCCGGTCTTGCGGAATCCGGCTACATGACGAGCGACACGATCATGGATCTACGGGCTCAGCCAGCCTCATTGATTGTCCTTGGCGGTGGGTCGGTGGCCACCGAGCTGGGACAGTTTTTTGCACGCCTCGGTACCCGCGTGATCATTCTGCAGCGGGGGGACGCCCTCCTCTCGTATTTCGATCACGACCTCGGATACGCGCTGGAAGAGGTATTTCGTACGGAAGGCATCGACGTGGTGACGCGAGCGGACTTCCTACGGGTAAGCGCAGAGGGCGCGCAGAAGACAGTCCACATTACGCACCATGGACGGAACCGTTCCGTGACCGCAGACCTGATTCTGCATGCGATGGGCCGACAGCCCAACCTGGCAGGGCTCAACTTGCCGGCGGCCGGAGTGACGGTGAACGGAAGACGTCCAACGGTAGGATCGGACATGAGGACCACACAGCCGCATATTTTCGCGGTCGGCGACGCGAATGGCCTCACTGCGAGCGTCCACGTGGCCATCCAGCAGGCGGAGATCGCCGCGTATAATGCCCTGCACCCGGATCGAACCCCGAAACGCCTCGATCACCGACTGGATCTCGAAGTGATCTTTACCGACCCGCAAGTCGCGGTACTCGGAATGAGCGAGACCGCATGCCGCGCCGAGAAGGTGCCGTACCTGGCCGCTTCCTATCGCTTCGCCGATCATGGTAAAGCGATGTGTCTCGGTCGTACGCACGGGTTTGTGAAGTTACTCTGCCAACCGAAGTCAGGGGTCCTTCTGGGCGCTCAGGTGATCGGGGCGGAGGCGGGGGAGCTGATTCATGAATTGGCCGCGGTCATGTACTATCATGGGACGGTATACGATCTGACACGAATTCCACACTACCACCCGACCTTGGCCGAGATTATCACCTATCCGGCTGAGGAATTGGTCGGGCGCGTGCAGGACGCCTCCTGA
- a CDS encoding membrane protein: protein MIDPLGLLMWGIVASVLGMLGLWWIERRLHNASIADVGWCWLLVGVVVWYAVAGSGEPMRRATVAGMAAVYGLRLGLHILVTRVVGRTEDPRYRSLRRRWGRDEGRNLFGYFVLQAGAVVFFSIPFLVVMQSPRPTWSLWEYAGMLVWLVAVAGETAADLQLANFKRKPWNHERVCRDGLWYYSRHPNYFFEWVHWWAYVLMAVGLPNAWLTWLSPLVMGWALVKLTGIPLAEEQAILRRGEEYRRYQQITSAFIPWFPRIRS from the coding sequence ATGATTGACCCGCTGGGGTTGTTGATGTGGGGGATCGTCGCCTCCGTGCTGGGGATGTTGGGGCTCTGGTGGATCGAGCGCCGGCTGCACAATGCCTCGATCGCCGACGTAGGCTGGTGTTGGCTGCTCGTCGGCGTCGTGGTCTGGTATGCCGTGGCCGGTTCCGGCGAGCCAATGAGGCGCGCCACGGTTGCCGGTATGGCCGCCGTCTATGGGCTGCGTCTTGGCCTCCATATCCTTGTGACGCGCGTGGTTGGGCGGACGGAAGATCCACGCTATCGAAGCCTGCGGCGACGTTGGGGTCGCGACGAAGGCCGCAACCTGTTTGGGTACTTCGTACTCCAGGCAGGGGCGGTGGTGTTTTTTTCCATCCCCTTTCTGGTCGTCATGCAGTCGCCTCGGCCAACGTGGTCGCTGTGGGAGTACGCAGGCATGCTCGTGTGGTTGGTGGCCGTCGCCGGTGAAACCGCCGCCGATCTGCAGCTCGCCAATTTCAAGCGCAAGCCCTGGAACCATGAACGTGTGTGTCGGGACGGTTTGTGGTATTACTCGCGGCATCCGAACTATTTTTTCGAATGGGTCCATTGGTGGGCCTATGTGCTCATGGCTGTTGGACTCCCGAACGCGTGGCTGACATGGCTGAGCCCCCTGGTCATGGGATGGGCCTTGGTGAAGCTCACGGGCATTCCCCTGGCGGAAGAACAGGCGATATTGCGTCGTGGCGAGGAGTACCGTCGCTACCAACAGATCACGAGCGCGTTCATTCCCTGGTTCCCGCGGATACGCTCATGA
- a CDS encoding 3'(2'),5'-bisphosphate nucleotidase CysQ codes for MERERTILCRAVVEAGQRALAIAETGFDTRTKADRSPVTSADVEVNRILEEALLQAFPDDGWLSEESPDSPARLAKSRVWVIDPIDGTKAFIKRRPYFVVSAALVHDGDPVLGAVYNPSTGELFTAVKGLGATLNGSAIEANAPAGPRLGLLVNQTELESGRFRELGEAVDCRTIGSIAYSLALVAAGQVPAMMTFERENEWDVAAGTLLIREAGGSITDAAGRPFRFNQPQPIYEGAVAASAQASQIVKGFLQRLRSTA; via the coding sequence ATGGAACGGGAACGCACCATTCTCTGTCGTGCCGTTGTCGAAGCGGGACAACGCGCGCTTGCGATTGCCGAAACCGGTTTTGACACGCGGACGAAGGCTGACCGCTCGCCGGTTACCTCCGCCGACGTGGAAGTGAATCGGATCCTTGAGGAGGCTTTACTGCAGGCCTTCCCAGACGATGGATGGTTGTCAGAAGAGTCTCCGGATTCTCCGGCCAGACTGGCGAAGTCGCGCGTCTGGGTAATCGATCCCATCGATGGGACCAAAGCGTTCATCAAACGGCGCCCATACTTCGTCGTATCCGCAGCATTGGTGCACGATGGTGACCCCGTCCTCGGCGCCGTCTACAATCCCTCCACGGGTGAACTGTTTACCGCCGTCAAAGGTTTGGGGGCCACCCTCAATGGCAGCGCGATTGAAGCCAATGCGCCCGCCGGTCCACGGCTTGGTCTGCTGGTAAACCAGACGGAATTAGAAAGTGGACGCTTTCGTGAGTTGGGTGAGGCCGTCGATTGCCGGACGATTGGGTCCATCGCCTATAGCCTGGCGCTGGTGGCAGCAGGCCAAGTACCGGCCATGATGACGTTCGAGCGGGAGAACGAATGGGATGTTGCCGCAGGAACGCTGCTCATTCGGGAAGCCGGGGGGTCGATCACCGACGCCGCCGGCCGGCCGTTTCGTTTCAACCAACCCCAACCGATCTACGAAGGAGCCGTCGCGGCATCCGCTCAGGCTAGCCAGATCGTGAAGGGATTTTTGCAACGCCTCCGCTCTACCGCCTAG
- a CDS encoding mechanosensitive ion channel protein MscS, protein MTESLTAIDESWLIDGLKTLALILTVLALRTLFVRWAASQKGLTVEDRRRWVVYIRNGMLLLFAVGMVAIWANELQAFAVSLVAIAAALVLATKELILCVSGAALRAGSKFYSIGDRIQVGTQRGIVLDHDLFATTLLEIGPGQASHLTTGRVVIFPNSLLFSAPIVNETFSKDYVFHVTIVPMRNEDDWQRGERVLTEAARAECAEYIQNAAAYLHDLEERNLMEAPNPEPKVTLQIDQPGRINLVLRFPVPVRGRARTEQAILRRFLTGMKAESAAAEGLA, encoded by the coding sequence ATGACGGAGAGCCTAACCGCCATCGACGAAAGCTGGCTGATCGACGGGCTCAAAACCCTGGCGTTAATCCTCACGGTTCTTGCGCTCCGAACGCTCTTTGTCCGCTGGGCGGCGAGTCAAAAAGGGCTGACCGTCGAGGATCGGCGCCGCTGGGTCGTGTACATCCGCAACGGCATGCTACTGCTGTTTGCCGTGGGGATGGTCGCGATCTGGGCCAACGAGCTGCAGGCCTTTGCGGTGTCGCTGGTCGCGATCGCCGCAGCCCTGGTGTTGGCAACAAAGGAACTCATTCTATGCGTCAGTGGTGCCGCGCTTCGGGCGGGATCGAAATTCTACTCCATCGGTGACCGGATTCAGGTTGGCACACAGCGCGGCATTGTCCTGGATCACGACCTGTTTGCCACAACTCTGCTGGAGATCGGCCCCGGACAGGCATCGCACCTGACGACGGGCCGAGTGGTCATCTTCCCCAACAGTCTGCTCTTCTCCGCACCGATCGTGAACGAGACCTTCTCGAAGGACTACGTCTTTCATGTCACGATCGTCCCGATGCGCAATGAAGACGACTGGCAGAGAGGGGAGCGGGTCTTGACCGAGGCGGCGCGAGCCGAGTGTGCCGAGTATATCCAGAATGCGGCAGCCTATCTTCACGATCTGGAGGAAAGGAATCTCATGGAAGCGCCGAATCCAGAGCCAAAAGTGACCCTCCAGATCGATCAGCCGGGGAGAATCAACCTGGTCCTTCGGTTTCCGGTACCCGTGCGGGGGCGCGCGCGCACGGAACAGGCCATTCTGCGGCGTTTCTTAACAGGCATGAAAGCGGAGTCGGCCGCTGCAGAAGGACTTGCGTGA
- a CDS encoding NAD(P)-dependent oxidoreductase — protein MPDREPVAWVTGAGGLLGHYVVAAAPRHAPGWRIVGLTRAELDLTDRSEVERLWQAGPPDLVIHCAAVSKAAQCEADPNRARAVNVEATAHLAHLAANIPLIFLSTDNVFDGRKGWYRETDPVSPLTMYGRTKVEAEKAVLANPLHTVLRTSLNAGLSPSGDRSFLEETVTAWKSGTPLRLFTDELRCPIPASVTARAIWDLVGKSASGLYHVAGAERLSRWEIGQLLAALYPELTPRCTAGSLRDYAGPARAPDLSLDCSKVGALLSFPLPGFRSWLGSHPPPEVDNIWDPLA, from the coding sequence GTGCCTGATCGAGAGCCGGTCGCCTGGGTAACAGGTGCGGGCGGACTTCTCGGTCATTACGTGGTGGCGGCCGCGCCGCGTCACGCCCCGGGGTGGCGGATCGTGGGATTGACCCGCGCCGAACTGGACTTAACCGACCGTTCCGAAGTCGAACGACTGTGGCAAGCTGGACCCCCGGATCTGGTCATCCACTGTGCAGCCGTGAGCAAGGCGGCCCAGTGCGAAGCTGATCCGAACCGGGCTCGTGCAGTCAACGTGGAGGCCACCGCTCACTTGGCTCACCTCGCCGCGAACATTCCATTGATCTTTCTCTCCACTGATAACGTGTTTGACGGACGCAAGGGCTGGTACCGGGAAACGGACCCGGTCAGCCCGTTGACGATGTATGGGCGGACCAAGGTCGAGGCTGAGAAGGCTGTACTGGCAAATCCGCTCCACACCGTGCTGCGAACATCGCTGAATGCCGGCCTCTCTCCGAGCGGCGATCGGAGCTTTCTGGAAGAAACGGTCACGGCCTGGAAAAGTGGGACACCCCTGCGGTTGTTCACCGACGAGCTCCGATGTCCGATTCCCGCCTCCGTCACAGCCCGTGCGATATGGGACCTTGTCGGAAAGTCCGCGTCCGGACTGTATCATGTGGCCGGGGCGGAACGATTGTCGCGCTGGGAAATTGGGCAGCTCTTGGCCGCTCTGTATCCCGAACTCACGCCGCGATGCACGGCCGGCTCGCTGCGCGATTACGCCGGCCCCGCGCGCGCGCCGGATCTGTCGCTCGATTGCAGCAAAGTGGGAGCGCTCCTGTCATTTCCTCTCCCAGGATTTCGTTCGTGGCTTGGCAGCCATCCACCCCCGGAAGTAGATAATATCTGGGACCCCTTGGCGTGA